One Bos taurus isolate L1 Dominette 01449 registration number 42190680 breed Hereford chromosome 25, ARS-UCD2.0, whole genome shotgun sequence genomic window carries:
- the LOC783466 gene encoding LOW QUALITY PROTEIN: ubiquilin-1-like (The sequence of the model RefSeq protein was modified relative to this genomic sequence to represent the inferred CDS: inserted 1 base in 1 codon) codes for MAENSESGGPPSSQDNAAAAEGAGAPAATASTEPKIMKVTVKTPKEKEEFAVPENSSVQQFKEEISKRFKSHTDQLVLIFAGKILKDQDTLSQHGIHDGLTVHLVIKTQNRPQDHSAQQTNASGTSATTSSAPSSNSTSGSATSSPFGLGGLGGLAGLSSLGLNTTNFSELQSQMQRQLMSNPEMMVQIMENPFVQSMLSNPDLMRQLIMANPQMQQLIQRNPEISHMLNNPDIMRQTLELARNPAMMQEMMRNQDRALSNLESIPGGYNALRRMYTDIQEPMLSAAQEQFGGNPFASLVSNTLSGEGSQPSRTENRDPLPNPWAPQASQSSSASSGTTSSVGGTSGSAAGGTAGQSSAAPNLGPGVGASMFNTPGMQSLLQQITENPQLMQNMLSAPYMRSMMQSLSQNPDLAAQMQNPDTLSAMSNPRAMQALLQIQQGLETLATEAPGLIPGFTPGLGALGSTGGSSGTNGSTSTSSENPSPTVGTTEPGHQQFIQQMLQALAGVNPQLQNPEVRFQQQLEQLSAMGFLNHEANLQALIATGXDINAAIERLLGSQPS; via the exons ATGGCCGAGAATAGTGAAAGCGGCGGCCCTCCGAGTTCCCAGGACAACGCCGCCGCGGCCGAAGGTGCCGGCGCCCCTGCCGCCACCGCCTCCACGGAACCCAAGATCATGAAAGTCACCGTGAAGACCCCGAAGGAGAAGGAGGAGTTCGCAGTGCCCGAGAACAGCTCTGTCCAGCAGTTCAAGGAAGAAATCTCGAAACGTTTCAAATCACATACCGACCAACTTGTGTTGATATTTgcgggaaaaattttaaaagatcaagaTACTTTGAGTCAGCATGGAATTCACGATGGACTTACTGTTCACCTTGtcatcaaaacacaaaacaggCCTCAGGATCATTCAGCTCAACAAACAAATGCCAGTGGAACCAGTGCTACCACATCATCAGCTCCTAGTAGTAACTCCACATCTGGTTCTGCCACTAGCAGCCCTTTTGGTTTAGGTGGCCTTGGAGGACTTGCAGGTCTGAGTAGCTTGGGTTTGAATACTACCAACTTCTCTGAACTACAGAGCCAGATGCAGCGGCAACTTATGTCCAATCCTGAAATGATGGTCCAGATCATGGAGAATCCCTTTGTCCAGAGCATGCTTTCAAATCCTGACCTGATGAGGCAGTTAATTATGGCCAATCCACAAATGCAACAGTTGATACAGAGAAATCCAGAAATTAGTCATATGCTAAATAATCCAGATATTATGAGACAAACATTGGAACTTGCTAGGAATCCGGCAATGATGCAGGAAATGATGAGAAACCAGGACCGAGCCTTGAGCAACCTGGAAAGCATCCCAGGGGGATACAATGCTTTACGGCGCATGTACACAGATATTCAGGAACCCATGTTGAGTGCTGCACAAGAACAGTTTGGTGGTAATCCGTTTGCTTCGTTAGTGAGCAATACATTGTCAGGTGAAGGTAGTCAGCCTTCCCGTACAGAAAATAGAGATCCATTACCCAATCCGTGGGCTCCACAGGCTTCTCAGAGTTCATCAGCTTCCAGTGGCACCACCAGCTCAGTGGGGGGCACTAGTGGTAGTGCTGCTGGTGGTACTGCTGGGCAGAGTTCTGCTGCGCCAAATTTGGGACCTGGAGTAGGAGCCAGTATGTTCAATACACCAGGAATGCAGAGCTTGTTGCAGCAAATAACTGAAAACCCACAACTTATGCAAAACATGTTGTCTGCCCCCTACATGAGAAGCATGATGCAGTCACTAAGCCAGAACCCTGACCTTGCTGCACAGATGCAGAATCCTGATACGTTATCGGCTATGTCAAACCCTAGAGCAATGCAGGCCTTATTACAGATTCAGCAGGGTTTAGAGACCTTAGCAACTGAAGCCCCCGGCCTCATCCCAGGGTTTACTCCTGGCCTGGGGGCATTAGGAAGTACTGGAGGCTCTTCAGGAACCAATGGCTCTACTTCTACATCTAGCGAAAACCCAAGTCCCACAGTAGGAACCACCGAACCTGGACACCAGCAGTTTATCCAACAAATGCTGCAGGCTCTTGCTGGAGTGAATCCTCAGCTACAGAATCCAGAAGTTAGATTTCAGCAGCAACTGGAACAGCTCAGTGCAATGGGATTTTTGAACCATGAAGCAAACTTGCAAGCGCTAATAGCCACAG GGGATATCAATGCGGCTATTGAAAGGTTACTGGGCTCTCAGCCATCATAG